The Oncorhynchus tshawytscha isolate Ot180627B linkage group LG20, Otsh_v2.0, whole genome shotgun sequence genome has a window encoding:
- the LOC112219623 gene encoding B-cell CLL/lymphoma 7 protein family member A isoform X2 — protein sequence MSGRSVRAETRSRAKDDIKRVMAAIEKVRKWEKKWVTVGDTSLRIFKWVPVTEPKSADDKSKKKKGKDEKYGSELTTPENSSSPGMMDMHDDNSNQSSIADSSPVKQETSCSTSPAPEPSAVSHGDSSEAKSDQSPGSKRTKSNPSTEGSERGQGDKRDSRPTSSGERDTSGDKDTSDSREATQEEEAPPSKKSMQESPSQDYEEK from the exons ATGTCAGGCAGGTCGGTCCGAGCGGAGACCCGGAGCAGGGCGAAAGATGACATCAAGCGGGTTATGGCCGCGATTGAGAAAGTACGGAAATG gGAGAAGAAATGGGTGACCGTAGGAGACACATCCCTGAGGATCTTCAAGTGGGTTCCAGTGACTGAGCCCAAATCAGCAGATGAT AAGAgtaagaagaagaaggggaaggATGAGAAGTATGGGTCAGAATTGACCACACCTGAGAACAGCTCTTCTCCTGGGATGATGGACATGCATG acgACAACAGTAACCAGAGTTCCATCGCCGACTCCTCCCCCGTCAAACAggaaaccagctgcagcactagCCCCGCCCCTGAACCCTCTGCCGTATCCCACGGCGATAGCAGTGAGGCCAAGAGCGACCAGAGCCCTGGCAGCAAGAGGA CGAAGAGCAACCCGTCCACTGAGGgctcagagagaggacagggggacaaGAGAGACAGCAGACCGACGTCCTCAGGAGAAAGGGACACCTCAGGAGACAAGGACACCTCAGACAGCCGCGAAGCCACTCAG GAGGAAGAGGCTCCTCCCAGTAAGAAGAGCATGCAGGAGTCTCCATCTCAGGACTACGAGGAGAAATAG
- the LOC121840176 gene encoding uncharacterized protein LOC121840176 gives MVQTQKAYDALEKNHGKYAIVGGARNRKRTNDGEYEHDIRPMKNCPYSSSGINEYDIAFTYHLGLVGPYKSAKNTKLFSDNMGERGIVEADHIPPKNSLKLARDQKSQMKNLQQKNPKLYDVINSIESDQNGGNLLTMRVLKQHHRNALTTGRSKTSVICRKLLADTLASGDVEKSLKLSFIMAHPIASDQLRDKAGKPNKLTLGSIDLSPEGTVFYYKAGFNQMLNHHSKEGIIDQNQQARLKSWVSDKKYMDPDTPEYNDILAAIQ, from the exons ATGGTTCAAACCCAGAAGGCCTATGATGCACTCGAGAAAAATCATGGAAAATATGCTATAGTTGGAGGGGCCAGGAATAGAAAACGGACAAATGATGGCGAATATGAACATGATATCAGGCCCATGAAGAATTGTCCTTATAGTTCCTCAGGGATAAATGAGTATGACATAGCCTTTACGTACCACCTTGGATTAGTTGGTCCTTACAAAAG CGCCAAAAACACCAAACTTTTCTCTGACAACATGGGGGAAAGAGGCATTGTGGAGGCAGACCATATCCCACCAAAGAATTCCCTGAAGCTGGCCAGAGACCAAAAATCTCAGATGAAAAATCTTCAACAGAAGAATCCGAAGCTTTATGATGTGATAAACAGCATTGAATCAGATCAAAATGGAGGGAACCTGCTCACAATGCGGGTTCTCAAACAGCATCACAGgaatgctctaaccactggaAGGAGTAAGACATCTGTCATCTGCAG GAAGCTGCTGGCGGATACACTTGCAAGCGGAGATGTGGAGAAATCACTGAAGTTATCTTTCATCATGGCTCATCCTATTGCTTCCGACCAGCTCAGAGACAAAGCAG GAAAGCCCAATAAACTTACCCTGGGATCCATTGATTTATCTCCTGAAGGAACGGTGTTCTACTATAAAGCTGGCTTCAATCAGATGCTGAATCACCATAGTAAAGAGGGGATCATCGACCAGAATCAGCAGGCGAGGCTGAAGTCCTGGGTGTCTGATAAGAAGTACATGGACCCGGACACCCCAGAGTACAACGACATCCTTGCAGCCATCCAGTAA
- the LOC112219623 gene encoding B-cell CLL/lymphoma 7 protein family member A isoform X1, whose amino-acid sequence MSGRSVRAETRSRAKDDIKRVMAAIEKVRKWEKKWVTVGDTSLRIFKWVPVTEPKSADDKSKKKKGKDEKYGSELTTPENSSSPGMMDMHDDNSNQSSIADSSPVKQETSCSTSPAPEPSAVSHGDSSEAKSDQSPGSKRTKSNPSTEGSERGQGDKRDSRPTSSGERDTSGDKDTSDSREATQEQEEEAPPSKKSMQESPSQDYEEK is encoded by the exons ATGTCAGGCAGGTCGGTCCGAGCGGAGACCCGGAGCAGGGCGAAAGATGACATCAAGCGGGTTATGGCCGCGATTGAGAAAGTACGGAAATG gGAGAAGAAATGGGTGACCGTAGGAGACACATCCCTGAGGATCTTCAAGTGGGTTCCAGTGACTGAGCCCAAATCAGCAGATGAT AAGAgtaagaagaagaaggggaaggATGAGAAGTATGGGTCAGAATTGACCACACCTGAGAACAGCTCTTCTCCTGGGATGATGGACATGCATG acgACAACAGTAACCAGAGTTCCATCGCCGACTCCTCCCCCGTCAAACAggaaaccagctgcagcactagCCCCGCCCCTGAACCCTCTGCCGTATCCCACGGCGATAGCAGTGAGGCCAAGAGCGACCAGAGCCCTGGCAGCAAGAGGA CGAAGAGCAACCCGTCCACTGAGGgctcagagagaggacagggggacaaGAGAGACAGCAGACCGACGTCCTCAGGAGAAAGGGACACCTCAGGAGACAAGGACACCTCAGACAGCCGCGAAGCCACTCAG GAACAGGAGGAAGAGGCTCCTCCCAGTAAGAAGAGCATGCAGGAGTCTCCATCTCAGGACTACGAGGAGAAATAG